From Anaerobacillus sp. CMMVII, one genomic window encodes:
- a CDS encoding efflux RND transporter periplasmic adaptor subunit: MVYKKQLSLLILVIGLLALVGCNTESSTQAEETVEPNRHPVEIAMVEKGVLTSDLKLSGNVMAGKQLPVLPLVAGEVKVVHVKNGDTVKRGDVLIEIDVSDIELSVSQARAGLEAAEANLRGSKAMREQSIRQAELQVAQTKELHSMLQGIENTEPVALENIPEELQEIFKRLLQSNMPTEADVKQAKTAVQQAEMALAQAKRTEQIDAATASVKQAKIAVEMAEKQKNNAVVTAPIDGQITNFTTSVGALVSPQMPLLQLVQMDEPVVHLNVSEAMLANISVDQEVEVQIRSLNQSYQGKITYIGIMPAEQSRAYPVEVVLANPDNHLRVGLLAEVILTPAIVNEELLVPVSAVSVENDERVIYVTRDGETVEKRIISIIGETTEWFSVENGLIEGEYVVVRGTHQLYDGAFINIRNDVGQKFDMQLNYSKERDEAVSGDESDSSEDDEADE, encoded by the coding sequence ATGGTTTATAAAAAGCAATTAAGTCTTTTAATTCTAGTAATAGGATTGCTAGCTTTAGTAGGTTGCAATACAGAAAGTAGTACGCAGGCGGAAGAAACAGTGGAACCAAATCGTCATCCAGTTGAAATTGCTATGGTTGAAAAGGGAGTCCTTACCAGCGATTTGAAGCTTTCCGGAAATGTAATGGCGGGTAAACAATTACCTGTGCTTCCGTTGGTTGCTGGTGAAGTGAAGGTAGTTCATGTGAAAAACGGGGACACGGTCAAGCGTGGTGATGTTCTTATTGAAATTGATGTATCTGATATAGAATTAAGTGTTTCTCAAGCTCGTGCTGGCCTAGAGGCAGCCGAGGCAAATCTAAGAGGATCCAAAGCAATGAGAGAGCAAAGCATTCGTCAGGCTGAATTGCAAGTAGCTCAAACGAAAGAATTGCACTCAATGCTACAGGGCATAGAAAATACAGAACCAGTTGCTCTTGAAAATATTCCAGAAGAACTTCAGGAAATCTTTAAACGATTGCTTCAAAGCAACATGCCAACAGAAGCTGATGTAAAACAAGCGAAAACAGCTGTTCAACAAGCGGAAATGGCTTTAGCACAAGCAAAACGAACAGAGCAAATTGATGCAGCTACTGCTTCAGTGAAACAAGCGAAAATTGCAGTGGAAATGGCAGAGAAACAAAAGAATAATGCTGTTGTGACTGCACCTATCGATGGCCAAATTACCAACTTTACAACAAGCGTTGGGGCTCTAGTATCACCGCAAATGCCACTATTACAACTTGTTCAAATGGATGAGCCAGTCGTACATCTAAATGTTAGTGAAGCAATGTTAGCAAATATAAGTGTTGATCAAGAAGTAGAAGTTCAAATTCGCTCTTTAAATCAAAGCTATCAAGGGAAAATTACTTATATCGGCATTATGCCTGCAGAACAGTCTCGTGCCTATCCTGTAGAAGTTGTTCTTGCTAATCCGGATAATCATTTACGAGTGGGGCTACTTGCTGAGGTTATCCTTACTCCGGCTATCGTAAACGAGGAGTTACTTGTACCAGTTTCAGCGGTAAGTGTTGAAAATGATGAAAGAGTGATCTACGTAACCCGTGATGGTGAAACAGTTGAAAAACGTATAATTTCGATAATTGGTGAAACCACAGAATGGTTTAGTGTTGAAAACGGATTAATTGAAGGTGAATACGTTGTCGTAAGAGGAACTCACCAGCTTTATGATGGAGCATTTATTAATATTCGAAACGATGTAGGGCAAAAGTTTGACATGCAATTAAATTATTCAAAGGAACGTGACGAAGCAGTTTCTGGGGATGAAAGCGACTCCTCTGAAGACGATGAGGCTGATGAATAA